Proteins from a single region of Catenulispora acidiphila DSM 44928:
- the rpsL gene encoding 30S ribosomal protein S12, with protein sequence MPTIQQLVRKGRQDKVVKSNTPALKGSPQRRGVCTRVYTTTPKKPNSALRKVARVKLSSGIEVTAYIPGVGHNLQEHSIVLVRGGRVKDLPGVRYKIVRGSLDTQGVKNRKQARSRYGAKKEKS encoded by the coding sequence GTGCCTACCATTCAGCAGTTGGTCCGCAAGGGCCGGCAGGACAAGGTTGTGAAGAGCAACACTCCTGCGCTCAAGGGGTCCCCGCAGCGCCGCGGCGTCTGCACCCGCGTGTACACCACCACGCCCAAGAAGCCGAACTCGGCTCTGCGCAAGGTGGCCCGTGTGAAGCTGTCCTCCGGCATCGAGGTCACGGCGTACATCCCGGGCGTCGGCCACAACCTGCAGGAGCACTCGATCGTGCTCGTGCGCGGCGGCCGTGTGAAGGACCTGCCGGGCGTTCGGTACAAGATCGTCCGCGGCTCGCTCGACACCCAGGGCGTCAAGAACCGCAAGCAGGCCCGCAGCCGCTACGGCGCCAAGAAGGAGAAGAGCTAA
- the rpsG gene encoding 30S ribosomal protein S7 translates to MPRKGPAPKHPVVIDPVYNSPLVTSLVNKVLLDGKRSTAERIVYGALEGCREKTGTDPVITLKRALDNVKPTLEVKSRRVGGATYQVPIEVRAGRSTTLALRWLVGYSRQRREKTMTERLMNELLDASNGLGASVKRREDTHKMADANKAFAHYRW, encoded by the coding sequence ATGCCTCGCAAGGGTCCTGCCCCGAAGCACCCGGTCGTCATCGACCCGGTCTACAACTCCCCGCTGGTGACCTCGCTGGTGAACAAGGTCCTGCTGGACGGCAAGCGCTCCACCGCCGAGCGCATCGTCTACGGCGCCCTGGAGGGCTGCCGGGAGAAGACCGGCACCGACCCGGTGATCACGCTCAAGCGTGCCCTGGACAACGTGAAGCCGACCCTGGAAGTCAAGTCCCGCCGCGTCGGCGGTGCGACCTACCAGGTCCCGATCGAGGTCCGCGCCGGCCGCAGCACCACCCTGGCCCTGCGCTGGCTGGTGGGCTACTCCCGGCAGCGCCGCGAGAAGACCATGACCGAGCGCCTGATGAACGAGCTCCTGGACGCCTCCAACGGCCTGGGTGCCTCCGTCAAGCGCCGCGAGGACACGCACAAGATGGCGGACGCGAACAAGGCGTTCGCGCACTACCGCTGGTAA